A region from the Cellvibrio sp. PSBB006 genome encodes:
- a CDS encoding beta-ketoacyl synthase N-terminal-like domain-containing protein codes for MPPLAESIEETELLNFRDERLLQMTQVAAQEALSHYRGEPVPLILAGPENYPGLVNQLPANFLSALKTQVDLPILYSASRVIGTGRTGVLEALRLAQFYLCSGQHDHVLIGGIDSCQHSAWLKFLDSTERLKSASPHRHADTFVPGEGAAFLLLTNNPAYAMITNGLVIALTEPGFSQEPGHIYSEAPYRGEGLDAAVQQALNQLPEPHKIEYLFSSSNGESYWAKELGVAVTRSSHRFNDMKHQHPADCFGDLGAATGGALIALAAYSNFTKTSPSHTLICTSSDSAYRAAVCLIPERISA; via the coding sequence TTGCCACCACTTGCAGAGTCAATTGAAGAAACAGAGCTGCTCAATTTTCGCGATGAGCGTTTATTGCAAATGACGCAGGTGGCAGCGCAAGAGGCCTTGTCACATTATCGCGGTGAGCCGGTGCCGCTGATATTGGCCGGGCCTGAAAATTATCCCGGTTTAGTTAATCAGTTACCTGCCAATTTTTTATCTGCGTTAAAAACACAGGTAGACCTGCCAATTCTTTACAGTGCGAGCCGTGTGATCGGTACCGGGCGCACCGGCGTCCTTGAAGCACTGCGTCTTGCACAATTTTATTTATGTAGCGGCCAGCACGATCATGTATTGATTGGCGGTATTGATAGTTGCCAGCATTCCGCCTGGCTGAAGTTTCTGGATAGTACCGAGCGATTGAAATCTGCCAGCCCGCACCGCCACGCCGACACCTTTGTACCCGGCGAAGGCGCTGCCTTTTTACTGCTCACCAATAATCCCGCCTATGCGATGATCACAAACGGCTTGGTCATCGCGTTGACTGAACCGGGTTTTAGCCAGGAGCCGGGCCATATTTACAGTGAAGCGCCGTATCGCGGCGAAGGGCTGGATGCGGCAGTACAACAAGCGCTGAACCAATTACCCGAACCGCACAAGATTGAATACCTGTTTAGCAGCAGTAATGGCGAAAGTTATTGGGCCAAAGAACTCGGTGTGGCCGTCACGCGATCCAGTCACCGCTTTAACGATATGAAGCACCAACATCCTGCCGATTGTTTTGGTGACCTCGGTGCTGCCACCGGCGGCGCTTTGATCGCACTGGCTGCCTATTCAAATTTCACAAAAACCTCACCCTCTCATACGTTAATTTGCACTTCATCAGACAGCGCCTACCGCGCCGCCGTTTGTTTGATACCCGAAAGGATCTCAGCATGA